From a region of the Helianthus annuus cultivar XRQ/B chromosome 5, HanXRQr2.0-SUNRISE, whole genome shotgun sequence genome:
- the LOC110924922 gene encoding uncharacterized protein LOC110924922: MRLTAGSGMHDVEQTRMFAQWLLDLGEGKLGGSNDGDAIIDIPDDLLIIDSADPISSLIEFVYPSLLENYQSSGFYQKRAILAPTNEVVDEINSQLLLMFPGDSKEYLSSDSIYETENLHDGFDQSLYSPDVLNGLKISGVPNHKLVLKVGVPIMLLRNIDKKNGLCNGTRLKVISLGNRVIEAEVISGSNIGARIFLPRIGIIPSDKKVPFRFQRRQFPVALCFAMTINKSQG, translated from the coding sequence ATGAGGTTGACTGCAGGAAGTGGAATGCATGATGTTGAGCAAACACGAATGTTTGCTCAGTGGTTGTTGGATTTGGGTGAAGGGAAACTAGGCggatctaatgatggtgatgcgATTATAGATATACCCGATGATCTTTTAATCATAGATTCCGCTGATCCTATTTCAAGTCTTATAGAGTTTGTTTATCCTTCTCTTCTTGAAAATTACCAAAGTTCTGGCTTTTACCAAAAAAGAGCGATTCTTGCACCGACAAATGAAGTTGTTGATGAAATTAATTCTCAGTTGTTGCTGATGTTCCCAGGCGATTCCAAGGAATACCTAAGTTCCGATAGTATTTATGAGACAGAAAATCTACATGATGGTTTTGATCAAAGTTTATACTCTCCCGACGTACTAAATGGTCTTAAGATCTCCGGTGTTCCAAATCATAAATTAGTACTAAAGGTCGGTGTTCCCATCATGCTCCTCAGAAATATTGATAAAAAAAATGGTCTATGCAACGGAACTCGCTTAAAGGTAATATCACTTGGAAATCGCGTTATTGAAGCAGAAGTGATATCTGGAAGCAACATTGGTGCTCGAATTTTTCTTCCTAGAATTGGTATAATACCGTCGGATAAGAAGGTTCCTTTTAGATTTCAAAGAAGACAGTTTCCTGTTGCTTTATGTTTCGCTATGACAATTAATAAAAGTCAAGGCTAG